The nucleotide sequence CGTTGGTGGTAGCGGACGACGCTGCATGGGCGAATTCGCCTGCCTGCTGGACGACGTCTTCGGGAGTCCCTTCCGCGACGATCCAGCCCCCTTCGGCTCCGGCTTGCGGTCCGATATCGACGATCCAGTCGACGGTTTTAATGACATCGAGGTTATGCTCAATGACAACGACCGTATTTCCCGCGTCGACGAGGCTGTTGAGAATCTTGAGCAGTTTGCGGATGTCGTCGAAGTGAAGACCTGTCGTCGGTTCATCAAGTAAATACAGGGTCTTGCCCGATTGGGGGCGAGACAGTTCTGCCGCCAGTTTCACGCGCTGTGCTTCGCCGCCGGACAAGGTCGGGGCGGGCTGTCCCAGCGTAAGATAGTCGAGTCCGATCGCGGCCAGGACGGACAGCGGGCCGCGAATTTTGGGAATGTTGCTGAACAGTTCCAATGCCTGCCCGATCGACATTTCCAGCACGTCGGCGATGCTTTTGCCGCGATAGGTCACCGCAAGCGTTTCGGCGTTATAGCGCTTACCCCGGCAGGTATCACACTCCACCCAGACATCGGGAAGGAAGTGCATTTCGATCAGTTTCTGACCGTTCCCCTCGCAGGTCTCGCAGCGGCCACCCGTTCTGTTGAAGCTGAAGCGTGTCGCACTGTAGCCACGGACCTTGGCTTCGGGCAGTCGCGAGAAGAGTTCACGAATGTGTTCGAAGACACCTGTGTAAGTCGCGGGGTTGGATGCCGGGGTGGTTCCAAGCGGTTGCTGGTCAACCACGATGATCTTACTGAGAAATTCAAGTCCGTTCAGTTCGTCATAGGGACCCGCCTGCGCCGTGGCTCGATTGAGCTTTCGTGAGATGGCGCGGGCAAGCGTATCATCGATCAGGGAGCTCTTGCCACTGCCGCTCACGCCGGTCACTGCGGTCAGGGTTCCCAACGGAATCCGCAGATCGACGTTGCGGAGATTGTGCTGACGAGCACCCAGCAGTTCCAGCCAGCCCCCACCGGGTGGGACCTGATAGGTGTCGTGAATACTGCCGGGGCGACCGCTTTGGGGCGAAGCGACGACGGACAACGTTTCCGCAGGGGGGGCGGCCGCGCTTTTCGACGCTTTTTTCCGGGACTTTTTCGGTGCCGGACCTGTTTGTGGTGTCTCGGTGGAGGTTGCCCCAATTCGCTGCATGCGGCGTTCGAGCGGAATTTTGATCTCTTCGCGACCCGAAAGGAATTTGCCGGTTAGCGAGAGTTCGCTCTGATTGATTTCCGCAGGAGACCCCTGGGCGGTGACCGTACCCCCGAAGCGTCCGGCACCCGGGCCGAAGTCGTAAAGGCGGTCCGCGGCTTGGATCACTTCGCGATCATGCTCGACCATCACCACTGTATTGCCGAGATCTCGCAGCTTGATGAGTGCCGAGAGCAGGCGACCGTTGTCGCTGGGGTGCAGCCCGATGGTGGGTTCGTCGAGGACGTACAGGACGCCGGTCAGGGCGCGACCGATCTGACCCGCCAGGCGAATCCGCTGGGTTTCTCCGCCGGAGAGTGTGGGGAGAGTTCTTCCCAGAGTGAGGTAGTGAAGCCCGACATCGACGAGAAACTTCAGCCGGGACGTGGCTTCGACCAGCAGGTCACCCGCGATTCTCTTCTGCGAAGGAGTCAGGTTGAGATTGTTCAGATACTCGAGTGTCTCGCGCAGAGGGAGATCGCATAGCTGTTTCAGCGTCTTGCCCACGTTTCCGTCAAGATGCGAATGGCTCGTCCGGGAATCGGCGGGGGGTACATCTGCGGCGATCCCCTTGCGCGGGGTCATCAGCTTCACCGCGCTTGCGTCATCACGCAGGCGACTTCCCTGGCAGGCGGCACAGGGGACTTCTCCGACGAGTTCGAAGAATTTCATACGGTATTCGTATGACAAGCTCGCCGCCTGCTCGATCGCGGGATAAAGCCCCTTGTATTGAAAACGGAGCGTCCCACGGGGCGACTTGTCCCTGGCACCTTTCTTTGCGGTCGAGGCCTGATCGGGCGAACCGAGTGACAGTGGAATCCAGGTGTCGCCGGTACCGAACAGAACGGCTCGCTGCTGGGCCGCATCGAGTTGCGAGAAGGGGACATCCAGCGGGATATCGCATTCTTTTGCCATCGCGGCCAGCATCTGCCGGAAGAGGGGAGATTTCGCGGGATCGGGCCACGCACTGACCGATCCTTGTGCCAGGGACCGTGTCTGGTCCGAAATGAGTGCTCCCAGATTCGTCCCTTGCTGAACGCCGATCCCTTCGCAGGAATGGCACCAGCCGAGGGGGCTATTAAACGAAAAGTTGTGAGGAGCCAGTTCCTCGAATCCCCGCCCGCAGGATTCACAGGCGCGGAAGAGGCTGAATGGCTGCACCTTCCACTTTTTCTCATCGCGGTCTTCATCGACGAACGCGACGCGGATCAGGCCCTTACCGACGTCGAACGCCAGTTCGACCGATTCCGCCAGACGGGACCGGCCCGCGCGTGAAAGCGTAATGCGATCGACCACGATTTCGACGTTGTGCTTCCGTTTGCGGTCAATTTCGGGGACCGAATCGAGTGCATGCGTGACGCCGTCGATGCGAACGCGACGATAACCTTGTTCGGCAAGACGTTCCCACAGCTTGGAGTACTGCTGGCCGACGGTGACTTCCTGTGGAGCAAGAATCAGAACTCGTGTTCCCTTACTGGCAGAGGGCGCGGTCTGCCCGTCTGTTGAAGAAGCGTCATCGGCGGGGACGGTCTCAAGCAGTCGTTCGATGACATCATCGACGGTTTGCGACTTCACAGCGATGCCGCAGTCCGGGCAGAACTGCGTTCCGAGACGCGCGTACAGAATACGGAGATAGTCGTAGATCTCGGTGACAGTCCCGACAGTCGAGCGAGGTGTATTGCCAACCGTTTTCTGTTCGATGGCAATCGAGGGTTGCAGTCCGTGAATGTGTTCGACGCGCGGCTTGGGCATCTGACCCAGGAACTGGCGCGCGTAAGAGGACAGAGATTCGACGTACCGGCGTTGTCCCTCGGCGTAGAGGGTGTCCATGGCCAGAGAACTTTTTCCCGATCCACTCGGACCGCAGAAAACACTCATCTGGTCTCGCGGAATCTTCAGGTCAAGGTGTTGAAGGTTGTGCTGCGCAGCACCACGAACGACGATCGACGTGTCTGCACCATCGGGTGCCTCGCTGAGCGCAACCGACGTCTGCCACCGCGGTGCACCGGCGGCCAGTGCTGAGTAAGGGGCCAGCGCAGTCACTTCGACCTCGTTTGCGTTGACCTTTGAAACCTTCTTTTTACCGCGCGACGTCGAAGCAGGAACCATGCCCGGCACTGTTTTCAGTGCTCGTCCTGTGTGAGATTCCTCGCAGTTCATTACCTCTTCAGGCGTTCCTTCGGCCAGAATTCGTCCACCACCGGAACCCCCTTCGGGGCCAAGGTCAATGACCCAGTCGGCCGTTTTGATCACGTCGAGATTGTGTTCGACGACAATGACGGTATTCCCCGCCTCGACGAAGCCGTGAAGCACTCGCAGTAGGTGTTCAATGTCGACGAAGTGCAGTCCGGTCGTCGGTTCATCCAGAATGTAGACCGTCTTGCCTGTCGAGCGTTTACTCAGCTCTTTCGCCAGTTTGACTCGCTGTGCTTCGCCACCGGACAGTGTTGGCGACGGCTGACCGAGCTTCATGTAGTCCATCCCCACATCGTGAAGCGTCTGGAGCGACTTCACGAGTTTGGGATGGTTTTCGAAATGCTCAAGGCCCTGCTGAATGTCCATTTCGAGGACATCATTGACGCTCTTTCCCTTGAAGCGAACCTCCAGGGTCTCTTTGTTGAACCGTTTCCCCTGGCAGACGGGGCACGTCACCCAGATATCCGCGAGGAAATCCATTTCCAGTTTATTGGCGCCATTCCCTTCACACGCCTCGCAGCGTCCACCCGGGACGTTGAAAGAGAACCGTCCGGGCTTGAAACCGCGAACTTTCGATTCGGGCAACTGCGTGTAGAGGTCTCGGATCAGATCAAACAGTTTGACGTACGTCGCGGGATTCGACCGGGGGGTTCGTCCGATCGGACTCTGGTCGATGTCAATCGCCTTATCGATCTGTTCAAGACCCGTCACTTGGGTGTAGGACCCCGGGTTGCCGGTTCCCTTATTAATATCGCGGTTGAGGACTTCCCACAGGATGTCATTGACCAGAGAGCTCTTTCCGGAACCGCTGACCCCGGTCACGCAGATGAACTTCCCCAAGGGAAATTTCACCGAGACATTCCGGAGGTTGTGGTGGGTCGCTCCGTGAATCTCGATCGCATGGCCGTTGCCCGGTCGGCGGACCTTGGGAATCTCGATCGAACGACGACCGCTCAGGAAGGCACCGGTCGCACTTCGCTCTGAATTTCGAATGTCTTCGACAGTACCCTGGGCAACAATTTCACCCCCACGAACGCCGGGGCCCGGTCCGAAATCGACGATGTAGTCAGCCGCCTTCATGGTTTCGTCATCGTGTTCGACGACGATCACCGTATTCCCCTGATCACGCAGATCCTTCAGGCTGTCCAGCAGCATCACGTTGTCACGAGGATGCAGGCCGATTGACGGTTCATCGAGGATGTAGACGACCCCCACCAAACCGCAACCGATCTGCCCGGCCAGCCGGATTCGCTGGGTTTCCCCACCAGACAAGGTCGGGGCGGTCCGGTCGAGCGTGAGATAGTCGAGTCCGCATCGCAGCAGGAAGCTGAGCCGGCCGCGAATCTCCTTGAGGGCCTCCTCAGCAATAAACTGACCCGTTTCCGACAGTTCCAGATCGCCGAAAAATTCCCACGCGGCGAGTGTGCTGAGTGAGCAGACTTCGGGTAGCGACAAGCTTTCCACGGCAGTCGCTACCGTCAGTTCACTTTCTCGCGCAGGCTTTTTCCGTTTGGACGTTGCAGGTGGTGTTGCCTGTGCAGCCGACGGGGACGCGAACTGCTTCTCACGCAGCGTCTGAAGTTCGGTTCGCGCGAGGGACGCACTTCGTGACGTCAGGCGATAGCTGCTGGCCTCGGGATTCAGTCGTCGTCCCTGGCAACTATTACAGCCTGTTTCATGCATGTACTTTTCAAGTTGCACGCGCCGCATCGGATTGCGCGTCTTGCGGTATTCGTCCAGAAGTTCCGGGATGAAACCCGCGTACGTTCCGCCCCGTTTCCAGGTGTTACCGCCCGACTTATAGGTGAAGGTGATATTTCGATTGCCGGTTCCGAACAGGAACAATCGCTTTGCCGCTTCGGGCAGATCACGCCATTTGGATTTGAAGAAGCTGTCTTCGGCCAGGCCAAGATCAACTTCAATTGCGCGCCCCACACCTTTCAGAATATGTCTGCGCCACTTCCCGACGGAACTGAGTTTGCCGAGGACAACGATGGCCCCTTTCTGGATCGAAAGAGAATCGTCCGGGATCAGTTGGTCGATCGCGAAGTCAAAGCGGACCCCCAGCCCCTGGCAATCGGCGCACATCCCCTGAGGACTGTTGAAGCTGAACAACTGAGGGGATGGCTGCTGGTAGCTGATTCCACAGTGAGTACAGGCGTAGTCACAGGAATAGAGCTGGTCGAAAGGGGAAGGAGGATCTTCCGGCGGTTCCTCTTCAGTCGCCTCGCTTCGTCCTTTCTTGCGGCTGGCGGAACCGCTTTTTGTGATGACGGAATCGGTGGAAGCGGCTTCACTGATGGAGCTGCCGGGGCCTTCGCGCAGGCCCATGTCGGGTTCGCGCGAGATAATCAGTTTCCGCTCGGCCAGATTGAGTGCCGTTTCAATCGCCTCTGCGACACGGGCTCGAGGCGTCTTTCCGGCGATCAGTCGATCGATCACAACGTCGATCGTATGTTTCATTTGCTTGTCGAGCTGCAGATCGTCCGTCAACTGGACAAGTTTGCCATCAACACGTGCGCGCAGAAATCCTCGCTTGAGCAGATCGACGAACAGGTCCTTGAACTCCCCTTTCTGTCGTTGCACCAGGGGGGCCAGAACCTGGTATTTCGTTCCTTCCTCGAGGCGCAGGACACTATCAAGGATGTGGTCCCGTGTCTGAGCGGTAATTGCCCGGCCGCACTGATAGCAACTGGGGGTTCCGACGCGTGCGTAAAGGACGCGTAAATAATCGTAGATTTCGGTGATCGTACCGACGGTGCTGCGTGGGTTGCGACCACTGGCTTTTTGCTGGATTGAGATAGAAGGGGCCAGGCCGGTGATGGAATCTACGTCCGGCTTGGGCATCTGTCCGAGGAACTGGCGGGCATACGACGAGAGTGATTCGACATACCGGCGTTGTCCTTCGGCATAAAGCGTATCGAATGCCAGTGAACTTTTTCCCGAACCGCTCACCCCCGTCATGACGACCAGTTTGTTGCGGGGGAGTGTAAGACTGACGTTTTGCAGATTGTGCTCGCGGGCACCACGAATCACGATGTCGGCAGCGGGCATGAGCACCACAACGATAAAGAGAACAGGCAAGTGCCTGAAGATGTTCCGAAGACCATCACAAGTATAGGAACCGCTCCTCGCGCTTCAACACTCAAGTACCTGGACGGCTGTCGGAATAGGCTTTGTGGCGATGGCGAAGCTACTGGCCTGTGAGAGCGGTGATCAGGCTCTGAAGTTCGTCGTCCAGTGACATTTCCGTAACGGCTGGCTTTCCCGCCCGGCGGTACCAGTACCGGGCATTGCCGAGGTCTCCTTCCACGCGGTGCAGGTAGGCGTGGACCCAGGCTGCATTTGAAGACCCGTCGTCCTGAACCAGTTCGTGCGCCCGGTCCCAAGCTCCTTTCGCGGCGTGCCAAAGTGCTTGTACCGGCACGGACAGCCCGCGAATTTCGGATTCTGTCATTTCTGTCAGGGATTGCTTCATTCTGTCCGTCTCCTTCGATCCTGAATGGGGGCCACGGCCGCCACTGCGAGAGGAGACTTTATCGGACAACGACCGCTGAGCGTACTTACTTGACGGACAAAATGATTGTGTGAGACTGGTACGAAGTCCTGTTGGTTGGCGACTTGTCAGAAGCCAGTGACAGCGAGGTCGATAAGCGGTGGGCGTGGCTGCGCACTCGTCAGGCACTGTTGCGGCAATGAACCGGCCGACGACCGTTTTGACAGAACGTGCCGCCGAGAGAAGAGCATGCAAATTCGCCAAACGTTGTTCCTGATGCTGGTCAGTCCACTCGTGTGGGGTGCGTCATTCGCTGAAGAACCTGCGTCCCGCTACAAGATTGTGACGAAACGCGAACAGGATCGCGTAGAGGTCACGTCCGATGCGGGCAAAGTCGTGTTCTCAATTCGCAGTCCCAACGGGATTGGTCAGGTGAACCTCAGCCGACTCGATGACAAGTGGCCGGACGTCGTAATGTTCCGTCTGCATTTGAGCGGACTGGAACGGTTTCAATTAGCCGTGGGCCAGGTAAAGCTCACCGGAGCTGTCTCAAGCCAGGATGGTTCTGTCCGGGTGTGGCAGGGTGAGGATGAGTCGAAGCCGCTCGATCCCCAGAACCCTAACTGGATCGAAGTCCGCGGGGTGGGGCGAGACGGTCAGCCGACAAAAGTTATTCCTCTTAAAGACGGCTACTTCGAGATTGCTGTTCCCCGGAGGCTACGTGCGGGAAGCGACAAATCGATCAACCTTTCGTGGATCGACTTCTATCGAAACTGACGCGGATACCCCCGGTGAACTCCAAGCGGCGGTTTCATGGGGAGTCAGCCCACGTTGGCAATCTTGAATAAATAGTATATATACTGATCCGTTGATCTGGTGCCGGGACGGTTCAAGCAGGGCGAGTCAATTTCAATTTGTCAACTCAGAGGTGGTGCCGTCACCGCGCTGATTCGCGGCGAAGAACGTGTTCTCATCCTGAAATCGGCGAATAAAAGGTATATTTCTTCGTTGGTGCATCGCAGCGACGGGGCGTCAATACGGAGCCGCATGAACGGGCTTCAGCAGTCAGAAACAGGCGGTTAGCAGTCAAAACAGTGTCGGAAACAAGGTGCACGTGATCCGGAGAGCCTCTGACGATGGCAGTCAAACCGACCGACTTTTCGAAGCACGATCAGGAGATCTGGGACGAGGAGCTGCAAGACTTTATTCCCGACCGTGTTTTCGACGCGCACGTGCATTTGTTTAACCCGGTCCATCTGCCTGAGGCAATTCGCGAAAAGCACGCTTGGGGCTACACGGACCTGGCCACGATGCAGCAGTGGGCCGAGCGACTTTATCCCGGCCGCGAGACTCACTTCCTGTCGTTAGGTACCCCCATCGCCGGGATCGATGTCGCCGCTCACAACGAATGGTGCATCCAGCAAATCAATCTCGACCCCAATTCTCGCATGAATCGACTGGTGACTCCCTCCTGCTCGGTCCAGCAGATTGAACGGGACATCCGTGAAAAAGGGTTCATCGGGCTGAAGCCATATCGCGTGTTTTCGGTGACCGGCGATATTGCGCAGTGCCGCATTGAAGAATTTCTGCCACATGAGCAACTGGAATTGGCGAACGAACTGGGGCTGTGGGTGACGATGCACCTGTCCCGGTTCCATGGATGCGGGGACGAGGAGAACCTGAAGGACCTGCAGGAGTACACCTGCCGACGCTATCCCAAGGTGAAGTGGATCTTAGCGCATTGCGCTCGCAGTTTTACGTACTGGCCAATTCGCAAGGCGATTGAGCAACTGCGAGAGATGCCCAACATCTGGTACGACGTATCAGCCGTGACGGATGTCCGTCCGATGATCACGCTGTTTACACGTGAAGATCGTCGTCGGATTTTCTATGGTTCTGACGGGGTCGACGCGACCTACTTTCGCGGGCAGTATGCGGCGTTGGGGCGTGCGTGGCAGTATGTCGATACAGATCAGCTCGATATCAAATTCCCCCATTGCGACGGTCGGCCAATCCTGGCGGTCTACGAACAACTCCTTTCGATTAAGCACGCGGCCGAGATTGCTCAATGGTCGCGCGACGATATCGAGCATCTTTTCTGGAAGAATGCGGCAGCGGCGTTCCAGATCCGGTTCAGCGGCGATACCTCGGTGATCTCTGAGGAAGCCGGGTCGCAGACACAAGAGGTCTATCAGCGGGCGAAGCTCAGGATCCCCGGTGGAACTCAGTTGCTCAGCAAGCGGCCTGAGATGTTTGCGCCCGGTCGTTGGCCCGCCTATGCCCGTGAAGCGAAAGGTTGTGAAGTCATCGATCTGGATGGGCGACGGTATATCGACATGACAACCTCCGGAATCGGAGCGTGCCTGCTGGGCTATGCCGACCCTGATGTCACCCAAGCGGTCCAGCAGCGGATTGCGCGGGGTTCGATGTCGTCGCTCAATTCCGCCGAGGAAGTGGAGCTGGCGGATGTGCTGGTCGAGCTTCACCCGTGGGCGGAACAGGTTCGGTATGCGCGTTCGGGAGGCGAATCGATGGCGATTGCCGTTCGAATTGCCC is from Schlesneria sp. DSM 10557 and encodes:
- the uvrA gene encoding excinuclease ABC subunit UvrA produces the protein MPAADIVIRGAREHNLQNVSLTLPRNKLVVMTGVSGSGKSSLAFDTLYAEGQRRYVESLSSYARQFLGQMPKPDVDSITGLAPSISIQQKASGRNPRSTVGTITEIYDYLRVLYARVGTPSCYQCGRAITAQTRDHILDSVLRLEEGTKYQVLAPLVQRQKGEFKDLFVDLLKRGFLRARVDGKLVQLTDDLQLDKQMKHTIDVVIDRLIAGKTPRARVAEAIETALNLAERKLIISREPDMGLREGPGSSISEAASTDSVITKSGSASRKKGRSEATEEEPPEDPPSPFDQLYSCDYACTHCGISYQQPSPQLFSFNSPQGMCADCQGLGVRFDFAIDQLIPDDSLSIQKGAIVVLGKLSSVGKWRRHILKGVGRAIEVDLGLAEDSFFKSKWRDLPEAAKRLFLFGTGNRNITFTYKSGGNTWKRGGTYAGFIPELLDEYRKTRNPMRRVQLEKYMHETGCNSCQGRRLNPEASSYRLTSRSASLARTELQTLREKQFASPSAAQATPPATSKRKKPARESELTVATAVESLSLPEVCSLSTLAAWEFFGDLELSETGQFIAEEALKEIRGRLSFLLRCGLDYLTLDRTAPTLSGGETQRIRLAGQIGCGLVGVVYILDEPSIGLHPRDNVMLLDSLKDLRDQGNTVIVVEHDDETMKAADYIVDFGPGPGVRGGEIVAQGTVEDIRNSERSATGAFLSGRRSIEIPKVRRPGNGHAIEIHGATHHNLRNVSVKFPLGKFICVTGVSGSGKSSLVNDILWEVLNRDINKGTGNPGSYTQVTGLEQIDKAIDIDQSPIGRTPRSNPATYVKLFDLIRDLYTQLPESKVRGFKPGRFSFNVPGGRCEACEGNGANKLEMDFLADIWVTCPVCQGKRFNKETLEVRFKGKSVNDVLEMDIQQGLEHFENHPKLVKSLQTLHDVGMDYMKLGQPSPTLSGGEAQRVKLAKELSKRSTGKTVYILDEPTTGLHFVDIEHLLRVLHGFVEAGNTVIVVEHNLDVIKTADWVIDLGPEGGSGGGRILAEGTPEEVMNCEESHTGRALKTVPGMVPASTSRGKKKVSKVNANEVEVTALAPYSALAAGAPRWQTSVALSEAPDGADTSIVVRGAAQHNLQHLDLKIPRDQMSVFCGPSGSGKSSLAMDTLYAEGQRRYVESLSSYARQFLGQMPKPRVEHIHGLQPSIAIEQKTVGNTPRSTVGTVTEIYDYLRILYARLGTQFCPDCGIAVKSQTVDDVIERLLETVPADDASSTDGQTAPSASKGTRVLILAPQEVTVGQQYSKLWERLAEQGYRRVRIDGVTHALDSVPEIDRKRKHNVEIVVDRITLSRAGRSRLAESVELAFDVGKGLIRVAFVDEDRDEKKWKVQPFSLFRACESCGRGFEELAPHNFSFNSPLGWCHSCEGIGVQQGTNLGALISDQTRSLAQGSVSAWPDPAKSPLFRQMLAAMAKECDIPLDVPFSQLDAAQQRAVLFGTGDTWIPLSLGSPDQASTAKKGARDKSPRGTLRFQYKGLYPAIEQAASLSYEYRMKFFELVGEVPCAACQGSRLRDDASAVKLMTPRKGIAADVPPADSRTSHSHLDGNVGKTLKQLCDLPLRETLEYLNNLNLTPSQKRIAGDLLVEATSRLKFLVDVGLHYLTLGRTLPTLSGGETQRIRLAGQIGRALTGVLYVLDEPTIGLHPSDNGRLLSALIKLRDLGNTVVMVEHDREVIQAADRLYDFGPGAGRFGGTVTAQGSPAEINQSELSLTGKFLSGREEIKIPLERRMQRIGATSTETPQTGPAPKKSRKKASKSAAAPPAETLSVVASPQSGRPGSIHDTYQVPPGGGWLELLGARQHNLRNVDLRIPLGTLTAVTGVSGSGKSSLIDDTLARAISRKLNRATAQAGPYDELNGLEFLSKIIVVDQQPLGTTPASNPATYTGVFEHIRELFSRLPEAKVRGYSATRFSFNRTGGRCETCEGNGQKLIEMHFLPDVWVECDTCRGKRYNAETLAVTYRGKSIADVLEMSIGQALELFSNIPKIRGPLSVLAAIGLDYLTLGQPAPTLSGGEAQRVKLAAELSRPQSGKTLYLLDEPTTGLHFDDIRKLLKILNSLVDAGNTVVVIEHNLDVIKTVDWIVDIGPQAGAEGGWIVAEGTPEDVVQQAGEFAHAASSATTNGSSTRTAHRSFTGEVLAGVLAEGGRGHRETFDAEAARKKQSGDLDPSKIGADARMPWEVDGLKWHTVDGLANNGRPRRWKGSILASLIQTIEATDEFSPPDWNERSTVEIAAKTRSFGWFLHAYTGDEWLLTLKFRLPKRTFVQETLAAELALKDVNDLDDIPVYNRQPRVRIRPSTNGPFEDITISIVAPEDTQSPAFKRFLSKAIEAFVSRARPEALNLEDLTPWKKLGRKWHLMRKGFLQGTIEWEPAVLEDMAALLEKLLPFVEVDWTNKVVVHYTRGKTPIVSLVTKRPAALECMIYVPAGSVQLGQITGFGIDPEVAPRDKAGLDAVKLRFTRREHVNAKPFQKFLKDLWSTPQAES
- a CDS encoding aminotransferase class III-fold pyridoxal phosphate-dependent enzyme, translating into MAVKPTDFSKHDQEIWDEELQDFIPDRVFDAHVHLFNPVHLPEAIREKHAWGYTDLATMQQWAERLYPGRETHFLSLGTPIAGIDVAAHNEWCIQQINLDPNSRMNRLVTPSCSVQQIERDIREKGFIGLKPYRVFSVTGDIAQCRIEEFLPHEQLELANELGLWVTMHLSRFHGCGDEENLKDLQEYTCRRYPKVKWILAHCARSFTYWPIRKAIEQLREMPNIWYDVSAVTDVRPMITLFTREDRRRIFYGSDGVDATYFRGQYAALGRAWQYVDTDQLDIKFPHCDGRPILAVYEQLLSIKHAAEIAQWSRDDIEHLFWKNAAAAFQIRFSGDTSVISEEAGSQTQEVYQRAKLRIPGGTQLLSKRPEMFAPGRWPAYAREAKGCEVIDLDGRRYIDMTTSGIGACLLGYADPDVTQAVQQRIARGSMSSLNSAEEVELADVLVELHPWAEQVRYARSGGESMAIAVRIARAATSRDKIAFCGYHGWSDWYLAANVTPGGPNDGLGAHLLPGLAPNGVPKGLAGTALPFTYNRLDELEDLVRKHGDQLAAVVMEPTRSHDPAPGFLEGVRDLCHRCGAALVFDEISSGWRMHLGGAHLKYGVFPDLAVFAKAIGNGHPMAAIIGRREVMDAAQTSFISSTYWTEGVGPTAALATIKKLRRVDIASHTTRMGGLVRDGWRSLGERTGVPVKVSGHPALLHVGFEHEQAAGLGTLLTARMLDRGFLCGGGYYPSFAHRERHLEAYFAALEPVFGELAETIERGDVTRRLQEAGVSVRHSGFARLS